One Maribacter cobaltidurans genomic window carries:
- a CDS encoding heavy metal translocating P-type ATPase — translation MKHTYHIHGMTCKGCQNHVEKTLSNIEGVTSASVNLEKAEATIEMESHIPIETFQKVLNDDGGTYSIHKPGEHHHKEDSASAKAKKPQPKGKGTGTFYCPMHCEGDKTYDKPGDCPVCGMDLVEEQNLTATTSEQWTCPMHPEVVKDGPGDCPICGMDLVPMEPDLSAEEKTYKKLLKKFWIAVVFTLPIFFIAMSEMLSNNPLESILEIKYWNWAQFVLSLPVVFYATWMFFERAYRSIVTWNLNMFTLIGIGTGVAWVFSVFGMLFPQIFPQDFLTESGTVFVYFEATTVILTLVLLGQVLEARAHSKTNSAVKELLKLAPNKAIKVVNGNEEEVSIDQIEKGDILRVKPGDKIPVDGKITEGETTVDESMISGEPIPVNKSVDDKVSSGTINGNQSFLMEAEKVGSDTLLSQIIKMVNDASRSRAPIQKLADTVSGYFVPVVIFIAVITFIVWAIWGPEPAYVYGFVNAIAVLIIACPCALGLATPMSVMVGVGKGAQNGVLIKNAEALEKMDKVDTLIVDKTGTITEGKPTVEKVGSFDDKQFSESEILHFIASLNSSSEHPLAEATVKYGKQQNVELSKTENFSAITGKGVEGTVDGKKLDLGNDRMMEYAKATISSAMKDEAQSFQKQGKTVSYLAIDGKVSGYVVIGDKIKKTSAKAIKELQDKGIAVIMLTGDNHDTAQAVASELNLADFKASMLPENKLQEVEKLQNEGKVVAMAGDGINDAPALAKSNVGIAMGTGTDVAIESAMITLVKGDLHGIVKAKNLSHMVMRNIKQNLFFAFIYNTLGVPIAAGVLFPFFGLLLSPMIAALAMSFSSVSVIANALRLRTKKIES, via the coding sequence ATGAAACATACCTATCACATACACGGAATGACCTGCAAAGGTTGCCAGAATCACGTCGAAAAAACCCTTTCCAATATAGAGGGAGTAACCAGTGCATCGGTCAATTTGGAAAAGGCAGAAGCCACCATCGAAATGGAATCTCACATTCCTATCGAGACTTTTCAAAAGGTATTAAATGATGACGGCGGTACGTATTCTATCCACAAACCGGGCGAGCATCATCATAAAGAGGATTCCGCTTCCGCGAAAGCGAAAAAACCACAACCCAAAGGCAAAGGAACAGGAACCTTCTACTGTCCAATGCATTGCGAAGGAGATAAAACCTACGACAAGCCAGGCGACTGTCCTGTCTGCGGAATGGATTTAGTCGAGGAACAAAATTTAACCGCCACCACTTCCGAGCAATGGACCTGCCCTATGCACCCTGAAGTTGTTAAAGACGGACCTGGAGACTGCCCTATTTGTGGGATGGACCTGGTGCCGATGGAACCAGACCTATCGGCAGAAGAAAAGACCTATAAAAAATTACTTAAAAAATTCTGGATAGCGGTTGTCTTTACGTTGCCTATATTCTTTATAGCAATGTCAGAAATGCTGTCAAACAATCCCTTGGAAAGTATTCTCGAAATAAAATACTGGAACTGGGCTCAGTTTGTGCTTTCCCTTCCCGTGGTTTTCTATGCTACGTGGATGTTCTTTGAACGTGCGTATCGCAGTATTGTCACCTGGAACCTAAATATGTTTACGCTCATTGGGATAGGTACCGGAGTGGCTTGGGTTTTTAGTGTTTTCGGTATGCTATTCCCTCAGATATTTCCACAAGACTTTTTAACGGAATCAGGAACTGTATTTGTGTACTTTGAGGCGACCACAGTTATTTTAACGCTGGTGCTACTCGGCCAGGTACTTGAGGCTCGTGCGCATAGTAAGACCAATTCTGCGGTCAAGGAACTCTTAAAACTTGCGCCCAATAAAGCCATTAAGGTAGTCAATGGAAATGAGGAGGAAGTTTCCATCGACCAGATAGAGAAAGGAGATATATTACGGGTGAAGCCAGGAGATAAAATTCCTGTTGATGGCAAAATTACCGAAGGAGAAACTACCGTAGATGAATCGATGATTTCGGGAGAGCCCATTCCAGTTAATAAATCTGTAGATGACAAAGTAAGTAGCGGTACCATAAACGGCAACCAGTCGTTCTTGATGGAGGCCGAAAAAGTAGGTAGCGACACATTACTTTCCCAAATCATCAAAATGGTAAACGATGCCAGTCGCAGTCGTGCGCCCATCCAAAAATTGGCCGATACGGTTTCAGGCTATTTTGTGCCAGTAGTCATATTTATTGCGGTCATAACCTTTATCGTTTGGGCAATCTGGGGTCCGGAACCCGCTTATGTCTATGGGTTTGTGAATGCCATTGCCGTACTGATAATCGCCTGCCCCTGCGCCTTGGGGTTGGCCACACCTATGTCCGTTATGGTTGGCGTTGGTAAAGGAGCACAAAATGGTGTGCTAATCAAGAATGCCGAAGCTCTGGAAAAAATGGACAAGGTGGACACCCTTATCGTGGATAAGACTGGAACCATTACTGAAGGAAAACCTACGGTTGAGAAGGTAGGTTCTTTTGATGATAAACAATTTAGCGAAAGCGAAATTCTACATTTTATTGCATCCCTAAACAGTTCCAGCGAGCATCCATTGGCCGAAGCTACTGTGAAATACGGAAAGCAGCAGAATGTTGAACTATCAAAAACCGAAAATTTCAGCGCAATAACGGGAAAAGGCGTAGAAGGTACTGTTGATGGCAAGAAGCTCGATTTAGGAAACGATAGGATGATGGAATATGCCAAGGCTACTATTTCATCTGCTATGAAAGATGAAGCACAATCCTTTCAAAAACAAGGGAAAACCGTTTCGTATTTAGCTATTGATGGTAAGGTTTCAGGCTATGTCGTGATAGGCGACAAAATCAAGAAAACAAGCGCCAAGGCCATCAAGGAATTACAGGACAAGGGGATTGCCGTGATAATGCTCACGGGCGATAACCACGATACAGCACAGGCCGTAGCATCAGAGCTAAACCTTGCTGACTTTAAAGCCAGTATGTTACCTGAAAATAAGTTGCAGGAAGTTGAAAAATTGCAGAATGAAGGGAAGGTGGTCGCAATGGCAGGTGATGGCATCAATGATGCACCAGCACTGGCAAAAAGTAATGTGGGAATCGCTATGGGGACAGGTACAGATGTAGCCATAGAAAGTGCGATGATAACCTTGGTAAAAGGTGATTTGCACGGTATCGTAAAAGCTAAAAATTTAAGCCATATGGTTATGCGAAATATCAAGCAGAATCTCTTTTTCGCTTTCATCTATAATACCTTAGGTGTGCCCATTGCGGCTGGAGTCCTATTTCCGTTTTTCGGTTTGTTATTATCACCTATGATTGCAGCTTTGGCAATGAGTTTTAGTTCCGTATCGGTTATTGCAAATGCCTTACGATTACGTACCAAAAAAATCGAAAGCTAA
- a CDS encoding PepSY domain-containing protein, translating into MVNRKTAKWIRKAHRYLGIFLGIQFLMWTISGMYFSWTDIDEIHGDQFKKQEPKQMVFSDLLGTGQLNSMQPIQSLELLEIAEEPYYWINEAKLYNAKTGEGKEGITKEEAQEVAQRYMLPELKIAAIKRIEEVGNHHEYRGRPLPAYEISYKTDENLKAYVAIENGAFQTVRHRDWRWFDFLWMTHTMDYDTRDNFNTIVLRAFSLLGLITVLSGFLLWYISSPSVRRMKSKSRR; encoded by the coding sequence ATGGTCAATAGAAAAACAGCAAAATGGATTCGAAAAGCCCACCGCTACTTGGGTATCTTCCTGGGTATTCAGTTCCTGATGTGGACGATTAGCGGGATGTATTTTAGCTGGACGGATATTGATGAAATACACGGCGACCAGTTCAAAAAACAGGAGCCAAAACAGATGGTTTTTTCAGATTTATTGGGTACGGGTCAATTAAATAGTATGCAACCCATCCAATCGCTGGAATTATTGGAAATAGCAGAAGAACCTTACTATTGGATAAACGAAGCAAAGCTTTATAATGCCAAAACAGGAGAGGGAAAGGAAGGTATCACTAAAGAAGAAGCGCAAGAGGTAGCACAAAGATATATGCTTCCAGAGCTTAAAATTGCCGCAATAAAAAGGATAGAAGAAGTCGGAAACCACCACGAGTACCGCGGACGACCATTACCTGCTTATGAGATTTCATATAAAACCGATGAAAATTTAAAAGCCTACGTGGCGATTGAGAATGGTGCTTTTCAAACAGTACGTCATCGCGATTGGCGCTGGTTCGATTTTTTATGGATGACCCACACAATGGATTATGACACGAGGGATAACTTCAACACCATTGTTTTAAGAGCCTTTTCGCTCTTAGGCTTGATAACGGTATTGAGCGGCTTTTTGCTTTGGTATATTTCATCACCATCTGTACGAAGGATGAAAAGCAAATCAAGAAGGTAA